In the Arthrobacter sp. 31Y genome, one interval contains:
- a CDS encoding UDP-N-acetylglucosamine 1-carboxyvinyltransferase: MTQPTAEHVGLLLRDARGEKGWTQGQLATELGTSQSAIARMEQGKQNLSLRMIERLEAIFGRSIVKVGKPQMTHLRVEGGRTLSGEVDVNSSKNAGVALLCASLINRGTTTLRRLARIEEVNRIVEVLTSIGMECTWLNGSDLRIRRPEVLDLESMDVDAARRTRSVIMLLGPLLDETSEYLLPYAGGCDLGTRTVEPHMQALRQFGLEVEAKSGFYSVTAPPADELDRSFVLTERGDTVTENAIMAAAHREGTTIIRNASPNYMVQDLCFYLQGLGVEIDGVGTTTLKINGRSAIDVDIEYFPSEDPIEAMSLITAGIVTNSEVTIRRVPIEFMEIELATLEQMGQNLEVSGEYMARNGRTRLVDVTTKPSELRAPQDKIHPMPFPGLNIDNLPFFAVIAGNAEGQTMIHDWVYENRAIYLTELNKLGAQVQLLDPHRIYVNGPTKWRAAEIGCPPALRPAACLLLAMLAARGTSELRNIYVIERGYEDLAERLNTIGAKIEYFQD, translated from the coding sequence ATGACGCAACCTACCGCCGAACATGTAGGCCTCTTGCTCCGCGACGCCCGTGGCGAAAAAGGCTGGACACAGGGGCAGCTGGCTACTGAGCTGGGAACCAGCCAGAGCGCAATCGCCCGGATGGAACAGGGCAAACAAAATCTCAGCCTCCGAATGATTGAACGCCTCGAAGCCATTTTTGGGCGTTCCATCGTCAAAGTGGGCAAGCCGCAGATGACCCACCTCCGCGTGGAGGGCGGCCGGACCCTCTCCGGCGAAGTGGACGTCAACAGCAGCAAGAATGCCGGCGTGGCCCTCCTGTGCGCGAGCCTCATTAACCGCGGCACCACCACGCTGCGTCGGCTGGCCCGGATCGAGGAAGTCAACAGGATCGTTGAGGTGTTGACCTCCATCGGCATGGAATGTACGTGGCTCAACGGCAGCGATCTCCGCATCCGGCGCCCCGAGGTCCTGGATCTTGAGTCCATGGATGTTGACGCCGCCCGGCGTACCCGCAGCGTCATCATGCTGCTGGGGCCCCTTCTGGACGAAACCAGCGAATACCTACTTCCCTACGCCGGTGGCTGTGACCTCGGAACGCGCACGGTGGAGCCTCACATGCAGGCGCTTCGCCAGTTCGGCCTTGAGGTAGAGGCGAAGTCCGGTTTCTACTCCGTGACTGCACCTCCCGCCGACGAACTCGATCGATCCTTCGTCCTGACCGAACGCGGCGATACCGTAACAGAGAATGCCATCATGGCGGCGGCCCACCGTGAAGGCACCACCATCATTCGGAACGCCAGCCCCAACTACATGGTGCAGGATCTCTGCTTCTACCTGCAGGGCCTCGGAGTGGAGATTGACGGCGTGGGAACCACCACGCTGAAGATCAACGGACGCTCGGCCATTGATGTGGACATTGAGTACTTCCCGTCTGAAGACCCCATTGAGGCCATGAGCCTGATCACTGCCGGCATTGTGACCAATTCCGAGGTCACCATCCGCAGGGTTCCCATCGAGTTCATGGAAATTGAACTCGCCACTCTGGAGCAGATGGGCCAGAACCTCGAGGTTTCCGGCGAATACATGGCGCGCAACGGACGCACCCGGCTGGTGGACGTCACTACCAAGCCGTCGGAGCTCCGCGCCCCGCAGGACAAGATCCACCCCATGCCGTTCCCTGGCCTGAACATCGACAACCTGCCGTTCTTCGCAGTGATCGCAGGCAATGCCGAGGGCCAGACCATGATTCACGACTGGGTCTATGAGAACCGTGCCATTTACCTGACGGAACTCAACAAGCTGGGCGCTCAGGTGCAGCTTCTGGACCCGCACCGGATCTACGTCAACGGACCCACCAAGTGGCGTGCCGCGGAAATCGGCTGCCCACCGGCCCTGCGCCCGGCTGCTTGCCTGCTCTTGGCGATGTTGGCCGCCAGGGGAACCTCCGAGCTTCGCAACATCTACGTGATCGAGCGCGGCTATGAGGACCTCGCAGAGCGCCTGAACACCATTGGCGCGAAGATCGAGTACTTCCAGGACTGA
- a CDS encoding WXG100 family type VII secretion target: protein MPFYGADVDQLKALSKALASGASLLTTRARELDSLITQGGHWQGQDAKRFASDWQGHLRPLLERTSRGIEEASKSVLTNADEQSSASAEGGGGSGSGSGGSGGSGTGSGNSGQGDSAKPANDATTKTTDPSQPTPEEILEQYKSVTRRPPIGRATGIR from the coding sequence ATGCCTTTCTACGGCGCCGACGTCGATCAGCTCAAAGCACTATCAAAAGCCCTTGCCAGCGGGGCCTCGCTGCTGACCACCCGCGCCCGGGAGCTCGACTCCTTGATCACGCAGGGCGGCCACTGGCAGGGACAGGATGCCAAACGCTTCGCCTCCGACTGGCAGGGTCACTTACGGCCGCTGCTTGAGAGGACCTCGCGAGGGATAGAAGAAGCGTCCAAGTCTGTGCTCACCAATGCGGACGAGCAGTCGAGCGCGTCCGCTGAGGGCGGCGGCGGCTCAGGCAGCGGGAGCGGCGGCAGCGGCGGCAGCGGCACCGGTTCAGGGAACTCCGGTCAAGGCGACTCCGCCAAACCGGCGAATGACGCCACGACCAAGACCACCGACCCCAGCCAGCCCACACCCGAGGAAATCCTGGAGCAGTATAAGTCAGTGACGCGGAGACCACCAATTGGCCGGGCGACTGGGATCCGTTGA